In the genome of Carnobacterium pleistocenium FTR1, one region contains:
- a CDS encoding TetR/AcrR family transcriptional regulator, producing MILETKQKIIDATFGLFAEKGMEFSLNEVANIVGIKKASIYAHFPSKEELLYQLFNKEIDEYFTVVESQSKNLKEFFLGILNYYNSSRKKLLFWKRLLLFPPDTMDSEISQKIIDLSGQRYKKVKELISSSSLSNNNKEEDNDLLTVMFLSVIHGLLSSEIIYSKLNIESGYEQEWKILENMLKKEE from the coding sequence ATCATTCTGGAAACAAAACAAAAAATTATAGATGCAACATTCGGACTATTTGCTGAAAAAGGTATGGAGTTTTCTTTGAATGAAGTTGCTAATATCGTAGGGATAAAAAAGGCTTCTATTTATGCACATTTTCCAAGTAAAGAAGAGTTGTTATATCAATTATTTAATAAAGAGATTGATGAATACTTTACCGTCGTTGAATCTCAATCAAAGAATCTAAAAGAATTTTTTTTAGGAATTCTAAACTATTACAACAGTTCGCGTAAAAAACTTTTGTTTTGGAAAAGATTGCTTTTGTTTCCACCTGATACGATGGATAGTGAAATAAGTCAAAAAATAATAGATTTGTCGGGGCAACGCTATAAAAAAGTAAAAGAGCTTATAAGTAGTAGTTCGCTTTCGAATAATAATAAAGAAGAAGATAATGATTTGTTGACGGTTATGTTTTTGTCTGTTATTCACGGATTATTATCGAGTGAGATTATTTATTCAAAACTAAACATAGAAAGCGGTTATGAACAAGAGTGGAAAATATTAGAAAATATGTTAAAGAAGGAAGAATGA
- a CDS encoding DUF7000 family protein — protein MRKHFKEKYPEYDVSANFYQGYMDLTFFTLTSKLTKQKDLKYIVVFKHDKMRFDVWLSGKNRNIMSGYHNKFSNYQLKNYILTADEKGMSSIIEATLVNDPNFDNLPELTKQIDTGVINFIQEIETQFLTSNQSMY, from the coding sequence TTGCGTAAACACTTTAAAGAAAAATATCCAGAGTATGACGTTTCAGCAAATTTTTATCAAGGGTACATGGACTTGACCTTCTTCACCCTTACCTCTAAGTTGACAAAGCAAAAAGATTTGAAATATATAGTTGTTTTTAAACATGATAAAATGAGATTTGATGTTTGGCTTTCTGGAAAAAATAGAAATATTATGTCGGGCTACCATAATAAATTCAGCAACTATCAATTGAAAAACTATATCTTAACCGCTGATGAAAAAGGGATGTCATCTATTATTGAAGCCACATTGGTCAATGATCCTAATTTTGACAATTTACCTGAATTAACAAAACAAATTGATACTGGTGTAATAAATTTTATACAAGAAATTGAAACCCAGTTTTTGACTAGCAATCAATCCATGTACTGA
- the thrS gene encoding threonine--tRNA ligase — protein sequence MSEIKITFPDGVVKAFPAGSSTKDIAESISKGLAKKALAGKFNGELVDLVRPLEVDGKIEIVTPEHEDALQIIRHSSAHLMANALRRLYPDIKFGVGPGISTGFYYDTDTETPITEEDIPKIEAEMMSIVKENNPIVRKEVSREEALEIFKDDPYKVELITDLPKSETITVYDQGDFVDLCRGVHVPSTGRIQVFKLLSLAGAYWRGNSNNKMMQRVYGTAFFDKKDLKEFIQMREEAKLRDHRKLGKELDLFMISPEVGSGLPFWLPKGATIRRTIERYIIDREISLGYQHVYTPIMADVNLYKTSGHWDHYQEDMFPPMDMGDGEMLVLRPMNCPHHMMVYKNDVHSYRELPIRIAELGQMHRYEKSGALSGLQRVREMTLNDGHTFVRPDQIEDEFKRTLELMLAVYEDFNINDYRFRLSYRDPNNTEKYFDDDDMWEKAQTMLKAAMDDMKLDYFEAEGEAAFYGPKLDVLVKTAIGIEETLSTIQLDFLLPERFDLTYVGEDGENSHRPVVIHRGIISTMERFVAYLIEEYKGAFPTWLSPVQATIIPVNLDMHTDYAYEIKKQMDSIGMRVEVDERNEKMGYKIRASQTQKIPYQIVVGDSEVQDNTVAVRKYGEKTTETIALTDYLEKISAEIKNFSK from the coding sequence GTGTCAGAAATTAAGATTACTTTTCCAGATGGAGTAGTAAAAGCTTTTCCTGCTGGTTCGTCTACAAAAGATATTGCTGAAAGCATCAGCAAAGGATTAGCTAAAAAAGCATTAGCTGGTAAATTTAACGGGGAATTAGTCGATTTAGTACGCCCGCTAGAGGTAGATGGAAAAATTGAAATCGTTACACCGGAGCATGAAGATGCCTTACAGATCATTCGTCATTCATCAGCTCATTTAATGGCAAATGCCTTACGTCGTTTATACCCAGATATAAAATTTGGTGTAGGTCCTGGAATTTCAACTGGATTCTACTATGACACAGATACTGAAACACCGATTACTGAAGAGGATATTCCAAAAATTGAAGCTGAGATGATGTCAATTGTAAAAGAGAACAATCCAATTGTCCGCAAAGAAGTTTCTAGAGAAGAAGCTTTAGAAATTTTTAAAGATGATCCTTATAAAGTCGAATTGATTACTGACCTTCCAAAATCAGAAACCATTACGGTTTATGATCAAGGAGATTTTGTAGATTTATGTCGTGGAGTCCATGTTCCTTCAACAGGTCGCATTCAAGTATTCAAATTATTATCTCTTGCTGGTGCTTACTGGAGAGGGAATTCGAATAATAAAATGATGCAACGTGTTTATGGAACGGCCTTTTTCGATAAAAAAGATTTAAAAGAGTTTATCCAAATGCGTGAAGAAGCTAAATTACGTGATCACCGTAAATTAGGAAAAGAATTAGACTTATTTATGATTTCTCCAGAAGTAGGTTCAGGTTTGCCCTTCTGGTTGCCAAAAGGAGCTACGATTCGCCGTACGATCGAAAGATACATTATCGACCGTGAAATCAGTCTGGGCTATCAGCATGTCTACACACCCATTATGGCGGATGTAAATTTATATAAAACATCGGGTCACTGGGATCACTATCAAGAAGACATGTTCCCACCTATGGATATGGGTGATGGTGAAATGCTTGTTTTGCGTCCGATGAACTGTCCTCATCACATGATGGTGTACAAAAACGATGTGCATAGCTACCGTGAATTGCCGATTCGAATTGCTGAACTAGGTCAAATGCACCGCTATGAAAAGAGTGGAGCTTTATCTGGATTGCAACGTGTTCGTGAAATGACACTTAATGATGGTCATACATTTGTACGTCCAGATCAAATTGAAGATGAATTTAAACGGACATTAGAATTAATGTTAGCTGTATATGAAGACTTTAATATCAATGATTATCGTTTCCGTCTAAGCTACCGCGATCCTAATAATACAGAAAAATATTTTGATGATGATGACATGTGGGAAAAAGCTCAAACAATGCTAAAAGCAGCAATGGATGATATGAAATTAGACTACTTTGAAGCAGAAGGAGAAGCGGCTTTTTATGGTCCTAAACTTGATGTCTTAGTAAAAACAGCTATTGGAATTGAAGAAACTCTTTCAACGATCCAACTAGACTTCTTGCTTCCAGAACGATTTGACCTGACATATGTAGGAGAAGATGGTGAAAATTCTCACCGTCCAGTTGTTATTCATCGTGGCATCATTTCGACTATGGAACGCTTTGTAGCTTACTTGATTGAAGAATACAAAGGGGCTTTTCCTACTTGGTTATCCCCAGTACAAGCTACGATTATTCCTGTCAATTTAGATATGCATACAGATTATGCCTATGAAATTAAAAAACAAATGGATAGCATAGGTATGCGTGTGGAAGTTGACGAACGGAATGAAAAAATGGGGTATAAAATACGTGCCTCTCAAACACAGAAAATACCTTATCAAATAGTTGTTGGAGACAGCGAAGTTCAAGATAACACAGTTGCGGTACGTAAGTATGGCGAAAAGACTACTGAAACGATTGCGCTAACTGATTATTTAGAAAAAATTTCAGCAGAAATCAAAAACTTCAGTAAATAA
- the dnaI gene encoding primosomal protein DnaI, translated as MEDIGESLTRMIKERNLNHKYEELIQEVLDDLDVKQFIAENRQKLNDEAIIKSYAKLYEYVQEKKKFNLKKGMMAPGYHPKLVLNYHYIDVTYVPSAELIAKQKELEIKNRIYSMDMPKDVRNAKLADFEMTDERRLAVSEVYNFIHDYLTNPKAFHKGLYLQGSFGVGKTYLLGALAHELAEKGFSTTLMHFPSFAVEMKQSIGKNNTGEKLEFVKKAPILMLDDIGADSMSSWIRDDVLGVILQYRMQEQLPTFFSSNFDMKQLEEEHLRVTQRGEDEPLKAKRIMERVRYLAKEVNMTGSNRRHLQ; from the coding sequence ATGGAGGATATTGGAGAAAGTCTGACACGAATGATCAAGGAACGAAATTTGAATCATAAGTACGAAGAATTGATTCAAGAAGTGCTAGATGATTTAGATGTAAAGCAATTTATTGCAGAGAATCGTCAAAAACTTAATGATGAAGCAATTATCAAAAGTTATGCTAAGTTATATGAATATGTTCAAGAGAAAAAGAAATTCAATTTAAAAAAAGGAATGATGGCTCCAGGCTACCATCCTAAATTAGTTTTGAACTATCATTATATTGATGTAACTTACGTGCCTTCTGCGGAATTGATTGCTAAACAAAAAGAATTAGAAATTAAAAATCGGATTTATTCGATGGATATGCCTAAAGATGTTCGTAATGCAAAGTTAGCTGATTTTGAAATGACTGATGAACGAAGACTAGCTGTTTCTGAAGTATATAATTTCATTCATGATTATTTGACTAATCCAAAAGCATTTCATAAAGGATTGTATTTACAAGGATCATTTGGTGTTGGCAAAACCTATTTGTTAGGGGCGTTAGCACACGAACTAGCAGAAAAGGGCTTTTCTACTACCTTGATGCACTTTCCCTCTTTTGCAGTAGAAATGAAACAGTCTATTGGTAAGAATAACACAGGAGAGAAGTTAGAGTTCGTTAAGAAAGCGCCAATCTTAATGCTTGACGATATTGGTGCTGATTCAATGTCTAGTTGGATTCGTGATGATGTATTAGGAGTGATTTTGCAGTACCGGATGCAAGAACAATTGCCAACTTTCTTCTCTTCTAATTTTGACATGAAGCAACTTGAAGAAGAACATCTAAGAGTGACTCAAAGAGGCGAAGATGAACCGTTAAAAGCTAAAAGAATTATGGAGCGAGTGCGCTATTTAGCTAAAGAGGTTAACATGACTGGTTCTAATCGACGCCATCTTCAATAA
- a CDS encoding replication initiation and membrane attachment family protein, which produces MGYPWKNLSPKDGFLVKQQALLSDIDQKILTFLYQPLIGTAAYSLYMTLWTEIEEEAYWSGGILHSELLALLNIGIPELYQARIKLEAIGLLKTYLQTAPTKLLIYELQAPQMSDVFFKDDLLSLLLLEKVGERKFKKLRNRFVVESIDKKKFQEVTKSFLDVFQFDAELLKREKELLKEPVSYIGKTSSSNPKIDSKTFDLNFFYAGLNQQYINRSSITKEIEEAILVLHTLYGLDELALQQFVLNASDIETGQIDEKKMKKLAYDDYHNKNQQNISLKDVVEKDIQVDSNQQKMRENELTQKGLTKEDIAVIEVSEQISPVDFMNSIKDQKNGFVTKYEEWTLEEIVKKANIPTSVINILIHYILVVRNNPTLDQKLAYKIANDWAQEKVVAPEEAIQKVKKMYLDNSEKRQQQENRSKTYTQNRSKGNYSKQPTIRKETLPDWAKAENSQPEETPMSEEEKQSFMERLKRIQNFGKEGD; this is translated from the coding sequence TTGGGGTATCCATGGAAAAACTTAAGTCCTAAAGATGGTTTTTTAGTAAAACAACAAGCTTTACTTTCGGATATCGATCAAAAAATCCTTACTTTTTTGTATCAACCTTTAATAGGAACCGCAGCATATAGTCTTTATATGACACTATGGACTGAGATTGAAGAAGAGGCGTACTGGAGTGGAGGGATTTTACATTCCGAGCTGTTGGCATTACTAAATATCGGTATTCCTGAGTTGTATCAAGCCCGGATCAAGCTGGAAGCAATTGGATTGCTCAAAACTTATCTTCAAACAGCCCCAACTAAACTACTAATATACGAATTGCAAGCTCCTCAAATGAGTGATGTTTTTTTTAAAGATGATTTATTAAGTCTTTTATTACTAGAAAAAGTTGGAGAACGAAAATTTAAAAAATTAAGAAATCGATTTGTTGTAGAAAGTATAGACAAGAAGAAATTTCAGGAAGTCACGAAGTCCTTTTTAGATGTCTTTCAATTTGATGCTGAATTATTAAAAAGAGAAAAAGAACTATTGAAAGAACCTGTTTCATATATAGGGAAAACGAGTTCTTCAAATCCAAAAATCGATTCAAAAACATTTGATTTGAATTTTTTCTATGCAGGATTGAATCAACAATATATCAATCGCTCTTCTATTACCAAAGAAATTGAAGAGGCAATATTGGTATTGCACACATTATATGGATTAGATGAATTAGCGTTACAGCAATTTGTGCTTAATGCTTCAGATATTGAGACGGGCCAAATTGATGAGAAAAAAATGAAAAAGCTAGCATATGATGATTACCATAATAAAAACCAACAAAATATTTCTTTGAAAGATGTTGTAGAAAAAGACATACAAGTTGATTCTAATCAACAAAAAATGCGTGAAAATGAATTAACGCAAAAAGGATTAACAAAAGAGGATATTGCGGTTATTGAAGTCAGTGAGCAAATAAGTCCAGTTGATTTTATGAACTCTATTAAAGATCAAAAAAACGGTTTTGTTACAAAATATGAAGAATGGACTTTAGAAGAGATTGTAAAAAAAGCTAACATACCGACTTCTGTTATTAATATTCTGATTCATTATATTTTAGTTGTAAGGAATAATCCAACTCTTGACCAAAAGTTAGCATACAAAATTGCTAATGATTGGGCGCAAGAAAAAGTAGTCGCACCTGAGGAAGCAATTCAAAAGGTGAAAAAAATGTATTTAGATAATTCTGAAAAAAGACAACAACAAGAGAATCGTAGTAAAACATATACTCAAAATAGAAGCAAAGGCAATTATAGTAAGCAACCGACGATTAGAAAAGAAACACTTCCGGATTGGGCTAAAGCAGAAAATAGCCAACCAGAAGAAACGCCAATGAGTGAAGAAGAAAAGCAATCGTTTATGGAACGTTTGAAACGAATTCAAAATTTTGGCAAAGAAGGTGACTAA
- the nrdR gene encoding transcriptional regulator NrdR, with amino-acid sequence MQCPRCQNNNSKVVDSRPADDGRAIRRRRECEACKFRFTTFERVEKTPLLVIKKNGTREEFNREKILRGLIRSCEKRPVAMEQVEKIVDEVENQIRGLGENEISSAIIGEYIMEKLADIDEIAYIRFASVYRQFKDMSVFLKELQEFERKKAEKNN; translated from the coding sequence ATGCAATGTCCACGCTGTCAAAATAATAATTCTAAAGTTGTAGATAGTCGTCCAGCAGATGATGGACGCGCTATTCGTAGAAGAAGAGAATGTGAAGCTTGCAAGTTCCGTTTTACTACATTTGAACGAGTCGAAAAGACACCCCTTTTGGTCATTAAAAAAAATGGTACTCGAGAAGAATTTAACCGCGAGAAAATTTTAAGAGGTCTGATACGTTCTTGTGAGAAACGACCAGTAGCTATGGAGCAAGTTGAAAAAATAGTAGATGAAGTAGAAAATCAAATCAGAGGCCTAGGTGAAAATGAAATTTCCTCTGCTATTATCGGGGAATACATCATGGAAAAATTGGCTGATATTGATGAAATAGCCTATATCCGTTTTGCTAGCGTATACCGTCAGTTTAAAGATATGAGTGTCTTTTTAAAAGAGTTACAAGAATTTGAAAGAAAAAAAGCTGAAAAAAATAATTGA
- the coaE gene encoding dephospho-CoA kinase (Dephospho-CoA kinase (CoaE) performs the final step in coenzyme A biosynthesis.) codes for MTVILGLTGGISTGKSTVSKIFKEQGYPVVDADVGAREVVKPGTAGLNKIRKEFGNKIIQADGTLDRAALGEIVFKDKKKRELLNEILSQYIHQWLISKMNDYLKQSPAIIVMDIPLLFEVEYEKYVDQVMVVATSEEIQLNRLMKRDNLGKKEAIQRIDSQLPISKKVILGDIIIDNNGTIENTKKQVLDWITKTKTN; via the coding sequence ATGACTGTAATTCTAGGGTTAACAGGGGGAATCTCTACAGGTAAATCGACTGTAAGCAAAATATTTAAGGAACAAGGCTACCCAGTAGTGGATGCAGATGTTGGAGCAAGAGAAGTAGTAAAACCAGGAACAGCTGGATTAAATAAAATAAGAAAAGAATTTGGGAATAAAATTATTCAAGCAGATGGGACATTAGATCGTGCTGCATTAGGTGAAATCGTTTTTAAGGATAAGAAAAAAAGAGAGTTGCTGAACGAAATTTTGTCTCAGTATATACATCAATGGCTCATATCTAAAATGAATGATTACTTAAAGCAAAGTCCAGCAATCATTGTTATGGATATTCCACTTTTATTTGAAGTGGAATATGAAAAATATGTAGATCAAGTTATGGTGGTAGCCACATCAGAAGAGATTCAGCTAAATCGATTAATGAAGAGAGACAATCTTGGGAAAAAAGAAGCAATTCAAAGAATCGATTCCCAGCTGCCTATCTCAAAAAAAGTCATTCTTGGAGATATTATTATTGATAATAACGGAACGATCGAGAATACGAAAAAACAAGTTTTAGACTGGATAACTAAAACAAAAACCAATTAG
- the mutM gene encoding DNA-formamidopyrimidine glycosylase, producing MPELPEVETVRKGLEKLVLGASITSVDVYWDRIISGSIESNEFKQLLAGEEIIGFDRRGKYIIFHFKQWTMVSHLRMEGKYEVEESSKPLKKHTHVVFHLADGRDLRYLDVRKFGRMTLVPLGKECSMTGIKLLGPEPTEKDFDETTFYNALQTKKRAIKPLLLDQKIVAGLGNIYVDEVLFLAKIHPLRIANNLNKSEVSQLHKSIIKVLGDAVKAGGTTIRTYQNALGEAGTFQMKLAVYGKKGIPCIRCGTPIEKIKVAQRGTHFCSNCQKLTADQ from the coding sequence TTGCCAGAGTTACCAGAAGTTGAAACAGTTAGAAAAGGGTTAGAAAAACTTGTGTTAGGAGCAAGTATAACGTCCGTTGATGTATACTGGGATCGGATTATTTCCGGTTCTATCGAAAGCAATGAATTTAAGCAACTTTTAGCAGGTGAGGAAATTATTGGATTTGATCGCCGTGGCAAATATATCATCTTTCATTTCAAGCAGTGGACAATGGTTTCACATCTGCGGATGGAAGGTAAATATGAAGTGGAAGAATCATCAAAGCCACTTAAAAAGCATACACACGTGGTTTTTCACTTAGCGGATGGGAGAGATTTACGATATTTGGATGTACGCAAATTTGGACGAATGACCCTAGTACCCTTAGGGAAAGAATGCAGTATGACGGGCATAAAGTTACTTGGCCCAGAGCCCACTGAAAAAGATTTTGATGAAACAACTTTTTATAATGCTCTGCAAACTAAAAAAAGAGCCATTAAACCACTTTTACTGGACCAAAAAATTGTAGCTGGTTTAGGGAATATTTATGTAGATGAGGTACTTTTTTTAGCCAAAATACATCCACTGAGAATCGCAAATAACTTGAATAAAAGTGAAGTTTCTCAATTACACAAATCAATCATCAAGGTACTTGGTGACGCAGTCAAAGCGGGCGGAACAACTATTCGGACTTATCAAAATGCGTTAGGAGAAGCAGGAACATTTCAAATGAAATTAGCTGTTTATGGAAAAAAAGGTATTCCATGTATTCGTTGCGGTACACCAATAGAAAAAATAAAAGTTGCGCAAAGAGGCACTCATTTTTGTTCTAATTGTCAAAAACTAACAGCTGATCAGTAA
- the polA gene encoding DNA polymerase I produces the protein MNEKKKLILIDGNSVAYRAFFALHTQLERMKNKNGLHTNALYGFHNMIDNVLTKEKPTHILVAFDAGNTTFRHSFFDDYKAGRSKTPGEFSEQMPYLRDLLDGFGIKHYELENFEADDIIGTLAAQADPTIYDVVVVSGDRDLTQLAKENVRVDITVKGVSELKEYTIESIQEEMGISPLQIIDMKGLAGDASDNIPGVTKIGEKTALKLLKEYGSVEGIYENIDSLKKSKMKENLINEQEIALLSKKLATIDTDSPLEIKIDDLIFSGSNMEKLIGFYKEMDFNSHLSKLDTSEYDAEQNSQKEEISYELVTDVTPDMFSDDMALYVEMMGDNYHTSPIFCVGWGNDKQIYIADPEVVFASEYFKKWASKEEAKKQVFDAKRTYVALKRQNIDITSINFDILLASYLLNTKDNSKDLSEVATEHNYYEVSSDESVYGKGAKITIPEEKVLTYDHIARKIKAIRVLSKQLGDNLEENEQTKLFNEMELPLSFVLAEMELTGIKVNDKRLMEMREEFAVRLNDIEQRVYELAGEKFNLNSPKQLGVILFEKMGYPVIKKTKTGYSTAVDVLEQLREQAPIVEHILDYRQIAKIQSTYIEGLLKVIDKKTGKIHTRYMQTVAQTGRLSSVDPNLQNIPIRLEEGRKIRQAFVPSHEGWKIFASDYSQIELRVLGHVSGDTLLKEAFIEGQDIHSSTAMRVFGIASPEDVSPEMRRRAKAVNFGIVYGISDYGLSQNLGISRKEAQQFIDTYFEKYPGVKTYMEDIVREAKDKGFVETLFQRRRYLPEINSRNYNLRSFAERIAINTPIQGSAADILKIAMIKMDKKLKELKMKATMLLQVHDELIFEVPEDEIEQLEALVIEVMEGAVELAVPLKVDSNSGKSWYEAK, from the coding sequence ATGAATGAGAAAAAAAAATTAATACTGATCGATGGGAATAGTGTAGCATACAGAGCCTTTTTTGCTTTGCATACACAATTAGAAAGAATGAAAAATAAAAATGGACTACACACTAATGCTTTATATGGATTTCACAACATGATCGATAATGTTTTAACAAAAGAAAAACCGACTCATATATTGGTTGCTTTTGATGCTGGAAATACGACATTCCGTCATAGTTTCTTTGACGATTATAAAGCTGGACGTTCAAAAACGCCAGGAGAATTTTCAGAACAAATGCCCTATCTAAGAGATTTATTGGATGGATTTGGGATCAAGCATTATGAATTAGAAAATTTTGAAGCAGATGATATTATTGGAACCTTAGCTGCACAAGCTGATCCAACTATTTATGATGTAGTAGTTGTTTCTGGAGACCGAGATTTGACACAATTAGCAAAAGAAAATGTACGCGTTGATATTACGGTAAAAGGCGTTAGCGAATTGAAAGAATATACAATTGAATCCATTCAAGAGGAGATGGGCATCAGCCCATTACAAATTATTGATATGAAAGGCTTAGCTGGTGATGCTTCAGATAATATACCCGGAGTAACAAAAATTGGCGAAAAAACAGCTTTGAAATTATTAAAAGAATACGGTTCGGTCGAAGGAATTTATGAAAATATTGATTCATTAAAGAAAAGTAAGATGAAGGAAAATCTTATAAATGAACAGGAAATAGCTTTGCTAAGCAAAAAACTAGCAACTATTGATACAGACTCTCCACTAGAAATTAAAATTGATGATTTAATCTTTTCTGGATCAAATATGGAAAAACTCATAGGTTTTTATAAAGAAATGGATTTTAATTCTCATCTAAGTAAATTAGATACTTCTGAATATGATGCTGAACAAAACAGCCAAAAAGAGGAAATTTCATATGAACTAGTGACTGATGTTACACCAGACATGTTTAGTGATGATATGGCTCTTTACGTTGAAATGATGGGAGACAACTACCACACTTCTCCAATTTTTTGTGTAGGATGGGGCAATGATAAACAAATATATATTGCAGACCCTGAAGTAGTTTTTGCATCTGAATATTTTAAAAAATGGGCGAGTAAAGAAGAGGCTAAAAAACAAGTTTTTGATGCTAAACGAACTTATGTAGCTTTAAAAAGACAAAATATTGATATCACCTCCATTAATTTTGATATTTTATTAGCTTCTTATTTGTTGAATACAAAGGATAATAGCAAAGACCTATCTGAAGTTGCTACAGAACATAATTACTATGAAGTCTCCTCTGATGAAAGTGTCTATGGAAAAGGTGCCAAAATTACTATACCAGAAGAAAAAGTCCTAACGTATGACCATATTGCCAGAAAAATAAAAGCAATCCGTGTCTTAAGCAAACAATTGGGAGATAACTTAGAAGAAAATGAACAGACTAAGTTATTTAATGAAATGGAATTGCCTTTGTCATTTGTTCTAGCTGAAATGGAACTGACTGGCATAAAGGTGAATGATAAACGTTTAATGGAAATGAGAGAAGAATTTGCTGTTCGACTAAATGATATTGAACAACGAGTCTATGAATTGGCTGGTGAAAAGTTTAATCTAAATTCACCAAAACAATTAGGTGTGATTTTATTTGAAAAAATGGGGTATCCGGTCATAAAGAAAACAAAGACTGGCTATTCAACTGCAGTTGATGTTTTAGAGCAATTAAGAGAGCAAGCACCTATCGTAGAGCATATTTTAGATTATCGCCAAATCGCGAAAATTCAGTCTACTTATATAGAAGGATTACTCAAAGTAATTGATAAAAAAACAGGTAAGATTCATACTCGCTATATGCAGACAGTCGCACAAACTGGACGTTTAAGCTCGGTTGACCCTAACTTGCAAAATATACCGATTCGATTAGAAGAAGGCAGAAAAATTAGGCAAGCTTTCGTTCCTAGTCATGAGGGTTGGAAAATCTTTGCATCCGATTATTCTCAAATTGAATTGCGTGTATTGGGACATGTTTCAGGTGATACCTTACTAAAAGAGGCCTTTATTGAAGGTCAAGATATCCACTCAAGTACGGCTATGCGTGTTTTTGGCATTGCTTCTCCAGAAGATGTTTCGCCTGAGATGCGACGCAGAGCTAAAGCCGTTAACTTTGGAATTGTCTATGGCATAAGCGATTATGGCTTGTCACAAAACTTAGGGATCAGTCGAAAAGAAGCACAACAATTTATTGATACGTATTTTGAAAAGTATCCAGGCGTAAAAACGTATATGGAAGATATTGTGAGAGAGGCAAAAGATAAAGGTTTTGTTGAAACACTTTTCCAACGCCGTCGCTATTTACCAGAAATCAATTCTCGAAATTACAATTTGCGTTCATTTGCTGAAAGAATTGCTATTAATACACCTATTCAAGGTAGTGCAGCAGACATTTTAAAAATTGCTATGATCAAAATGGATAAAAAATTAAAAGAATTAAAGATGAAAGCAACCATGTTGTTGCAGGTTCATGATGAACTTATCTTTGAAGTTCCTGAAGATGAGATAGAACAACTAGAAGCATTAGTTATCGAAGTTATGGAAGGGGCAGTAGAATTAGCTGTTCCATTAAAAGTTGATAGCAATAGTGGGAAAAGTTGGTACGAAGCTAAATAA